Proteins encoded together in one Pelagicoccus enzymogenes window:
- a CDS encoding PD40 domain-containing protein, with product MKHPLLPTIAVAACLMAAQLFAASPIGTRLPSEKKIISDPVTGVELAFLTSKQSGDSKIYQTHPQWTSDGEWLVFRSDRIPGEALAVNEATGDIVQVTEGGYFGMLTLARKSMKLYVMRDPELPATEQPRYGRGDADKAIVEVDLQSLFADSAAGTLKPADRYQRIVGKVPGDMGAGGDMAIDANEDVIYFRVGREEAAKHLDPSVEIAENFGPRNMGAGPTGIASMHIPTGKIEFVAAAPFQMGHIQTNPWVSGELVFCWETGGKSPQRLWTVKVGGEIEALYPEAEYEWVTHEAIISPDEVAIAIMGHNKVGTDGDWGPSGTREKPTGLGIVNLRTREMRIAGQTRSGSGLWHVHGSADGRWAVGDDFSRSLYLIDRKTDEMMLLTTGHKPSARDHVHPTFSPDGTKIQIQSAMLSEDDRSMNICIVYLPDSLLDRDYSGVLRKD from the coding sequence ATGAAACACCCCTTGCTCCCGACCATTGCCGTCGCCGCATGCCTTATGGCAGCTCAGCTCTTCGCCGCTTCTCCCATCGGGACACGGCTTCCTTCGGAAAAGAAGATCATCTCCGATCCCGTCACTGGCGTGGAGTTGGCCTTCCTCACCAGCAAGCAATCCGGCGACTCCAAGATTTACCAGACCCATCCCCAGTGGACCTCCGACGGAGAATGGCTCGTCTTCCGCTCCGACCGCATCCCTGGAGAAGCCCTCGCCGTAAACGAGGCCACCGGCGACATCGTGCAGGTCACCGAAGGCGGCTATTTCGGCATGCTCACCCTCGCCCGAAAGTCGATGAAACTCTACGTCATGCGCGACCCCGAGCTTCCTGCCACCGAACAACCGCGCTACGGTCGCGGCGATGCCGACAAGGCCATCGTCGAGGTTGACCTCCAATCCCTCTTCGCCGACAGCGCCGCAGGTACGCTCAAGCCGGCTGACCGCTATCAACGCATCGTCGGCAAGGTCCCTGGCGATATGGGGGCTGGCGGCGACATGGCCATCGACGCCAACGAGGACGTCATCTACTTCCGCGTCGGTCGCGAGGAAGCCGCCAAACACCTCGACCCCAGCGTGGAAATCGCGGAAAACTTCGGCCCCCGCAACATGGGAGCCGGGCCCACCGGCATCGCTTCCATGCACATTCCCACCGGGAAAATCGAATTCGTGGCGGCAGCTCCCTTCCAGATGGGGCACATCCAAACCAATCCCTGGGTCAGCGGAGAACTGGTTTTCTGCTGGGAAACGGGCGGCAAGTCACCTCAGCGCCTCTGGACCGTCAAGGTCGGTGGAGAAATCGAAGCCCTGTATCCCGAAGCCGAATACGAATGGGTTACCCACGAAGCCATCATTTCTCCCGACGAAGTCGCCATCGCCATCATGGGTCACAACAAAGTAGGAACCGACGGCGACTGGGGGCCCTCTGGAACTCGCGAAAAGCCTACCGGTCTCGGCATCGTGAACCTGCGCACCCGCGAGATGCGCATCGCCGGCCAAACCCGCAGCGGTAGCGGACTCTGGCACGTGCACGGCTCCGCCGACGGTCGTTGGGCAGTCGGGGACGACTTCTCCCGCAGCCTCTACCTCATTGACCGCAAGACCGACGAGATGATGCTGCTCACTACCGGACACAAGCCCAGCGCCCGCGATCACGTACACCCGACCTTCAGCCCCGACGGCACTAAAATACAAATACAGTCCGCCATGCTATCCGAAGACGATCGATCCATGAACATCTGCATCGTCTACCTGCCCGACAGCTTGCTGGATCGCGACTACAGCGGCGTGCTTCGCAAGGACTGA
- a CDS encoding EI24 domain-containing protein, which yields MIKPFMQGLRAYKHAHHLVWKEGMWKHLIVPGLLSMLYFPLFVGGLFGGAFFSVQELSTYISEKWLPNEVANGVAWGLSIIVGLLAIYLAFLLYRSVVMIIYAPFIGVISETAEEKFHGTKGPGFSIGGLIYDLYRSSMVSIIMLVISLMLTVVCWLLWLLPIVGAAIYFMGMLVVQAFFAGAGFMDPVLERRRLGIRASLSHSNRHKWHAMGNGAGFVLMMFIPIVGWFLAPSYGIIAAAVSGVDTLYDGKTLRR from the coding sequence ATGATCAAACCCTTCATGCAAGGCTTGCGCGCCTACAAACACGCTCATCACCTGGTTTGGAAGGAGGGCATGTGGAAGCACCTCATCGTTCCCGGATTGCTGAGCATGCTCTATTTTCCGCTCTTCGTTGGCGGTTTGTTCGGCGGTGCCTTTTTCAGCGTACAGGAACTCAGCACCTATATCAGCGAAAAGTGGTTGCCCAACGAAGTAGCCAATGGCGTGGCTTGGGGCCTCAGCATCATAGTCGGCCTGCTCGCGATCTACCTCGCGTTCCTACTCTATCGCAGCGTGGTCATGATCATCTACGCGCCCTTTATAGGAGTCATATCCGAAACGGCCGAAGAAAAGTTTCACGGAACGAAAGGGCCAGGTTTTTCCATTGGCGGACTGATCTATGACCTCTATCGCAGCTCCATGGTAAGCATCATTATGCTAGTCATCTCACTCATGCTGACGGTGGTCTGCTGGCTGCTATGGCTGCTCCCCATCGTCGGCGCAGCCATCTACTTCATGGGCATGCTCGTCGTGCAGGCCTTCTTCGCGGGAGCCGGCTTCATGGATCCCGTTCTCGAGCGACGACGCCTCGGAATCCGCGCCAGCCTCTCCCACTCCAACCGACACAAGTGGCATGCCATGGGGAATGGAGCCGGCTTCGTGCTCATGATGTTCATTCCCATCGTCGGCTGGTTTCTTGCCCCCTCCTACGGCATCATTGCCGCAGCCGTCAGCGGTGTGGACACGCTCTACGATGGCAAAACCTTAAGACGCTGA
- a CDS encoding sugar O-acetyltransferase translates to MPTEKEKMIAGEPYVAMDQELASERLAARQAIHRYNASAPEQFKERAQILERLLGAYHKTAFIEPEFRCDYGYNIHLGKAFYANFGCVMLDVCPITIGEYVKFGPNVQLYTAAHPIDPDERATFTEFGKPITIGDKVWIGGSTIVLPGVTIGEGTTIGAGSVVTKPMPPRVVAAGNPCRVIREI, encoded by the coding sequence ATGCCGACCGAAAAAGAGAAAATGATCGCGGGCGAACCCTACGTCGCCATGGACCAGGAACTAGCCAGCGAACGCTTAGCCGCTCGCCAAGCGATCCACCGCTACAACGCCAGCGCACCCGAACAGTTCAAGGAACGCGCCCAAATCCTAGAGCGGCTTTTGGGCGCCTATCACAAGACTGCCTTCATCGAGCCCGAGTTTCGCTGCGACTACGGCTATAACATCCACCTTGGGAAAGCCTTCTACGCAAACTTCGGTTGCGTCATGCTCGACGTTTGCCCCATCACCATAGGCGAGTACGTGAAGTTCGGACCGAACGTACAGCTCTACACCGCAGCGCACCCTATCGATCCGGACGAGCGAGCCACATTCACCGAATTCGGCAAGCCGATCACCATCGGCGACAAGGTTTGGATCGGTGGCAGTACCATCGTTTTGCCCGGCGTCACTATCGGAGAAGGCACAACCATCGGAGCCGGCAGCGTAGTGACCAAACCGATGCCGCCTCGAGTCGTCGCCGCTGGCAACCCCTGCCGCGTGATCCGAGAAATCTGA
- a CDS encoding GH39 family glycosyl hydrolase, translated as MIRNSCLVFLAAAAVAGSHAQPFPVSITVDAENSLGEYRQIWRFFGADEPNYAYMKDGKKLLSQLGELQAKNVYFRTHNLMTSGDGSPALKWGSTNMYTEDEEGNPIYDWTLVDLIFDTYLENGVRPYVQLGFMPEALSSKPHPYKHEWRPGFRYEKVYTGWAYPPEDYEKWGELCYQWAKHCLERYGKEEVESWYWQTWNEANIGYWQGTLEEFLKLHDYAIDGVQRAIPGARVGGPDVAGSGGDFTRGFIEHCLRGKNYATGHTGTQLDFVSFHAKGHPRYQEDHIRMGISNQLKAIDNGFGIVASFPELKETPIIIGESDPEGCAACQGDMFSYRNGTVYSSYTAASFARKHDLADRHGVTFDGALSWAFTFEDQAYFAGFRQLASNGVALPVLNVFRMMSKMGGDRIQTDSTAAIELQEMIDVGVRDQPDVAAFATLEDNRVAVMVWHYHDDDLPGEDAAVSLSLRNLPGNRSNAKLTHYRIDEYHSNAYDLWLRMGKPVAPNEEAYAELQAASELAILENSPSSVEISAGQAKLDFALPRQGVSLLLLEL; from the coding sequence ATGATACGAAACTCCTGTCTCGTCTTCCTCGCGGCTGCAGCAGTCGCGGGTTCCCATGCTCAACCGTTTCCCGTATCCATAACTGTAGACGCCGAGAACAGCCTCGGCGAATACCGTCAGATCTGGCGTTTCTTTGGAGCTGACGAACCGAACTACGCCTACATGAAGGACGGCAAGAAACTCCTCTCCCAACTGGGAGAGCTGCAGGCGAAAAACGTCTACTTCCGTACCCATAATCTCATGACGAGCGGTGACGGTTCCCCCGCCTTGAAGTGGGGCAGCACCAACATGTACACGGAAGACGAAGAGGGAAACCCCATCTACGATTGGACTCTCGTCGATCTCATATTCGACACCTATCTCGAAAACGGTGTCCGTCCCTATGTCCAGCTCGGGTTCATGCCGGAAGCCCTTTCCAGCAAGCCGCACCCCTACAAGCATGAATGGCGGCCCGGCTTTCGCTACGAGAAAGTTTATACCGGTTGGGCATATCCGCCCGAAGACTACGAAAAATGGGGCGAACTCTGTTATCAATGGGCCAAGCATTGCCTCGAACGCTACGGGAAGGAAGAAGTCGAGAGCTGGTACTGGCAAACCTGGAACGAGGCGAATATCGGCTATTGGCAAGGCACGCTGGAAGAGTTTCTAAAACTCCACGACTACGCGATCGATGGAGTACAGAGAGCCATCCCCGGCGCTCGCGTCGGCGGGCCAGACGTCGCGGGAAGCGGTGGTGATTTCACCAGAGGTTTTATAGAGCATTGCTTGCGCGGAAAGAATTACGCCACCGGCCATACGGGAACCCAGCTGGACTTCGTGTCCTTCCACGCCAAGGGGCACCCCCGCTACCAGGAGGACCACATCCGCATGGGCATTTCCAACCAACTCAAAGCCATCGACAATGGATTTGGCATCGTAGCCTCTTTCCCCGAGTTGAAAGAGACGCCGATCATTATCGGGGAGTCCGATCCCGAGGGCTGCGCAGCCTGCCAAGGCGACATGTTTTCCTATCGCAACGGAACCGTCTATTCGAGCTACACTGCCGCTTCCTTCGCTCGCAAGCACGATCTGGCCGACAGGCACGGCGTCACCTTCGACGGAGCGCTCAGCTGGGCGTTCACCTTCGAAGACCAAGCCTACTTCGCCGGCTTCCGCCAACTCGCTTCCAACGGCGTCGCCTTGCCCGTACTCAACGTTTTTCGCATGATGAGTAAAATGGGCGGCGACCGTATCCAAACCGACAGTACGGCAGCAATCGAACTCCAAGAAATGATAGACGTCGGCGTTCGCGACCAGCCGGATGTCGCAGCATTCGCCACCCTTGAGGACAACCGCGTCGCAGTTATGGTCTGGCACTACCACGACGATGACCTGCCCGGGGAGGACGCCGCAGTCAGCCTCAGCTTGAGAAATCTCCCCGGCAATAGGTCCAACGCCAAGTTGACCCACTACCGAATCGACGAATATCACAGCAACGCCTACGACCTTTGGCTGCGCATGGGCAAGCCCGTAGCCCCCAACGAGGAAGCCTACGCAGAGCTGCAAGCCGCCTCGGAGCTCGCGATCCTCGAAAATTCCCCGAGCTCGGTCGAAATTTCCGCAGGCCAAGCCAAGCTTGATTTCGCCCTCCCTCGCCAAGGCGTATCGCTCCTCCTGCTTGAACTTTAG
- a CDS encoding KamA family radical SAM protein, with translation MPYIEDRTHWQTGQGLWEHVPESDWNNWVWQLKNRITTLEQLEQHMELTPEERAGCEHANTKLAMAITPYFFNLIDREDPNCPIRKQVIPRAGEMTVGQEEMLDPVGEDGHSPVPGLVHRYPDRVLFLVTDRCAAYCRYCTRSRLVSNAQDYNFHPEFEAGLKYIEEHPEVRDVLLSGGDPLLLSDKKIDYLLGRLRAIPHVEFIRIGSRIPVFLPQRITPELCEIFKKHGPIWMSIHANHPRECTQTLKDACERLSFAGVPLGNQSVLLKDVNDDADIMKALVHRLVRMRVRPYYIYQCDLITGSAHLRANVCKGIEIMKQLRGHTTGYSVPQFVIDAPGGGGKVPINPQYITKIDDEAIHFKNFEGKLYRYPLKTYGPLESDDDDDCKCDAEEIML, from the coding sequence ATGCCTTACATTGAAGACCGAACACACTGGCAAACAGGCCAAGGCCTCTGGGAGCACGTTCCCGAATCCGACTGGAACAACTGGGTCTGGCAGCTGAAGAATCGAATCACCACGCTCGAGCAACTCGAGCAGCACATGGAGCTCACTCCGGAGGAACGGGCTGGCTGCGAGCACGCCAACACCAAGTTGGCTATGGCCATCACGCCGTACTTCTTCAACTTGATCGATCGCGAGGACCCGAACTGCCCGATCCGCAAGCAGGTGATACCGCGGGCTGGAGAAATGACAGTTGGCCAGGAAGAGATGCTCGACCCGGTGGGCGAAGACGGCCATTCGCCGGTGCCGGGGCTGGTGCATCGCTATCCGGACCGTGTCCTGTTTTTGGTGACGGACCGCTGTGCCGCTTACTGTCGCTATTGCACCCGTAGTCGCCTGGTCAGCAACGCTCAGGACTACAACTTCCACCCCGAATTCGAGGCAGGGCTCAAGTACATCGAAGAGCATCCGGAAGTGAGAGACGTGCTCTTGAGCGGAGGTGACCCGCTGCTGCTTTCGGACAAAAAGATCGACTATTTGCTCGGTCGCTTGCGGGCGATTCCGCATGTCGAGTTTATCCGCATCGGTTCGCGTATTCCGGTCTTTCTTCCGCAACGCATCACTCCCGAGCTTTGCGAGATCTTCAAGAAGCATGGTCCGATTTGGATGAGCATCCACGCGAACCATCCTAGGGAGTGTACTCAAACTTTGAAAGATGCGTGCGAGCGTCTGTCCTTCGCGGGTGTGCCGCTAGGCAATCAATCGGTCTTGCTGAAGGACGTGAACGACGACGCGGACATCATGAAGGCCTTGGTGCACCGCCTCGTACGCATGCGGGTGCGTCCCTACTATATCTACCAGTGCGATTTAATCACCGGTAGCGCTCACTTGAGGGCTAACGTCTGCAAGGGAATCGAAATTATGAAGCAGCTGCGCGGCCATACGACCGGCTATTCGGTTCCGCAGTTCGTGATCGATGCTCCAGGTGGGGGTGGAAAGGTACCGATCAACCCTCAGTACATCACCAAGATCGACGACGAGGCGATCCACTTCAAAAACTTTGAAGGCAAGCTCTACCGGTATCCGCTTAAGACCTACGGTCCGCTTGAGTCTGACGACGATGACGACTGCAAGTGCGACGCGGAAGAGATCATGCTTTAG
- the carA gene encoding glutamine-hydrolyzing carbamoyl-phosphate synthase small subunit, protein MNDSQTGVLALEDGSVFRGIAFGAKKTVVGEAVFNTSMTGYQEILTDPSYYGQIITMTAPMIGNYGVNEEDIEADKPMCSGFVVRELSPISSNWRSTATLPEYLEKNGIPGIEGVDTRAITKKLRVSGAMKCCISTEDISDEEAVKRAKEWEGIVGADYVKEVTCKATYVYGAAESSWPYNPVSSVIRQPARQREKFKIAALDLGAKKSIFRELAHHGFEVHVFPATSSVEEIKAINPDGIFLSNGPGDPEPVTYVHETVRALINDYPIFGICLGHQIITHAIGAKTYKLKFGHRGGNQPVKNFETDFVAITAHNHGFATSEEGLEACGAVVTEKNLNDNTIAGIKLKDKPVFSVQYHPEAGPGPSDANPNFEKFYQLVAQSKKA, encoded by the coding sequence ATGAACGACAGCCAGACAGGTGTACTAGCATTAGAAGACGGATCCGTGTTCCGAGGCATTGCTTTCGGAGCGAAAAAGACGGTGGTAGGTGAAGCTGTTTTTAATACCAGCATGACCGGTTATCAGGAAATCCTGACAGATCCATCGTACTACGGCCAAATCATAACCATGACTGCGCCGATGATAGGCAACTACGGCGTAAACGAAGAAGACATCGAGGCCGACAAGCCCATGTGCTCCGGCTTCGTCGTCCGCGAGCTCAGTCCTATTTCCAGCAACTGGCGCAGCACCGCCACCCTCCCCGAGTACCTCGAAAAGAACGGTATTCCTGGCATCGAGGGCGTCGACACCCGGGCCATCACCAAGAAGCTCCGCGTATCCGGCGCCATGAAGTGCTGCATCAGCACGGAAGACATCTCCGACGAGGAAGCAGTCAAGCGAGCGAAAGAGTGGGAAGGCATCGTTGGCGCCGACTACGTCAAGGAAGTCACCTGCAAGGCGACCTACGTTTACGGCGCCGCCGAAAGCAGCTGGCCCTACAATCCCGTCAGCTCCGTAATCCGCCAGCCCGCCCGCCAACGCGAGAAGTTCAAGATCGCAGCCCTCGACTTGGGCGCGAAGAAATCCATTTTCCGCGAACTCGCCCACCACGGCTTCGAGGTGCACGTATTCCCCGCCACTTCCTCCGTCGAGGAAATCAAGGCCATCAACCCGGACGGCATTTTCCTTTCCAACGGTCCCGGCGACCCCGAGCCCGTCACCTACGTGCACGAGACAGTCCGTGCCCTGATCAACGACTACCCGATCTTCGGCATCTGCCTCGGCCACCAGATCATAACGCACGCCATCGGAGCCAAGACCTACAAGCTCAAGTTCGGGCATCGCGGCGGAAATCAACCGGTGAAGAACTTCGAAACCGACTTCGTGGCGATCACCGCTCACAACCACGGTTTTGCGACCTCCGAAGAGGGCCTGGAAGCCTGCGGCGCCGTCGTTACCGAGAAGAACCTGAACGACAACACCATCGCCGGCATCAAGCTCAAGGACAAGCCAGTCTTCTCCGTGCAGTACCACCCGGAAGCCGGCCCCGGACCAAGCGACGCCAACCCGAACTTCGAGAAGTTCTACCAGCTCGTCGCCCAATCCAAGAAGGCGTAA
- the kdsB gene encoding 3-deoxy-manno-octulosonate cytidylyltransferase, translating into MLAIVAPARLASTRFPEKLLHPICGKPLILWVAERIRDQAPDIPAYFAVDDARLQEVVEGAGFRAIMTRTDHQSGTDRLAEANEQIGADVLINVQADEPLVAASQIAALAKFMEEGATMATLATPFRRRKDFLDPNQVKVVMNEQQDALYFSRAPIPYNRDAFDTFDDAWVDAAPAYRHLGLYAYRAEFLKQFCALPQGKLEVIEKLEQLRALENGVAIKVGLTEEVSIGIDTSEDAAAFAAYLLKED; encoded by the coding sequence ATGCTAGCTATCGTCGCTCCTGCCCGCCTTGCCTCAACTCGCTTCCCCGAGAAGCTGCTACATCCCATCTGCGGCAAACCTCTCATCTTGTGGGTCGCGGAGCGCATTCGAGACCAAGCTCCGGACATTCCCGCCTATTTCGCCGTGGACGACGCGCGGCTCCAGGAGGTGGTGGAAGGCGCCGGCTTCCGTGCCATCATGACCCGCACGGATCACCAAAGCGGCACCGACCGCTTGGCGGAAGCCAACGAGCAAATCGGGGCGGATGTCCTGATCAACGTACAGGCCGACGAGCCATTGGTCGCGGCCTCCCAGATCGCTGCTCTTGCCAAGTTCATGGAGGAGGGGGCAACCATGGCTACCTTGGCCACTCCCTTCCGCCGCCGGAAGGACTTTCTCGATCCGAACCAAGTCAAGGTGGTTATGAACGAGCAGCAGGACGCCCTTTATTTTTCGCGGGCGCCCATACCCTACAACCGAGATGCCTTCGATACCTTCGATGACGCATGGGTGGATGCAGCCCCAGCCTACCGTCACCTAGGCCTCTACGCGTATCGAGCGGAGTTTTTGAAGCAGTTTTGCGCCCTGCCGCAGGGGAAACTGGAGGTGATCGAAAAACTGGAGCAGCTGAGGGCTTTGGAAAATGGGGTAGCGATCAAGGTGGGCCTGACGGAGGAGGTTTCCATCGGGATCGACACGTCCGAGGATGCGGCTGCATTCGCGGCTTACCTGTTGAAGGAGGATTAG
- a CDS encoding HPr family phosphocarrier protein, which translates to MDSANLQSDGNALERMLTVQNQMGIHARPAAMIVRVTNKFTSDVFFEKDDEQVNGKSIMGLMMLAAGKGSEIKTLATGPDAAECLDALEALFATKFDEK; encoded by the coding sequence ATGGATTCTGCGAACTTACAATCAGACGGAAACGCTTTGGAACGAATGCTCACGGTGCAAAACCAAATGGGCATCCACGCTCGGCCCGCCGCCATGATTGTGAGAGTCACCAATAAGTTCACCTCGGACGTCTTCTTCGAGAAGGACGACGAGCAAGTGAACGGCAAGTCCATCATGGGCCTCATGATGCTCGCAGCCGGCAAGGGGTCCGAAATCAAAACCCTCGCTACCGGCCCCGACGCCGCCGAGTGTCTCGACGCGCTGGAAGCGCTTTTCGCCACCAAGTTCGACGAAAAGTAA
- a CDS encoding cytochrome c3 family protein — MNDHTSSRSGGFRKSKAALFGSIAVMTILAACSVNYQAYFRPPQIPGASFMGVQSCEECHEEIVSGFDSATHAKLLADGNHAVNMGCEACHGPGSIHNDSGGEIGTIHNPQADPDTCYQCHLDVKGSFALAHAHPIGDQITCNDCHDPHYGSAIKGGGVASMREGETCVQCHQAQAGPFVFEHEATRDGCTTCHTPHGSPSEKMLKTSNQMLCLQCHFQQQTAPDVILIGGRNHASFVSRGTCWTAGCHESVHGSHVNSSLRY; from the coding sequence ATGAACGATCATACCTCGTCCCGTTCAGGCGGCTTTCGCAAGAGCAAGGCCGCACTTTTTGGCAGCATCGCCGTGATGACGATTCTTGCTGCTTGTAGCGTGAACTACCAGGCCTACTTCCGGCCCCCTCAAATCCCCGGAGCCTCCTTCATGGGAGTGCAGAGCTGCGAGGAGTGCCACGAAGAAATCGTTTCCGGCTTCGACTCGGCCACCCACGCCAAGCTGCTCGCCGACGGCAACCACGCCGTCAACATGGGCTGCGAGGCCTGCCACGGGCCCGGCAGTATCCACAACGATAGCGGTGGAGAAATCGGAACGATCCACAATCCGCAGGCCGACCCCGATACCTGCTACCAGTGCCACCTCGACGTGAAAGGCTCGTTCGCCCTTGCCCACGCCCACCCAATCGGGGACCAAATCACCTGCAACGACTGCCATGACCCGCATTACGGATCGGCGATCAAAGGAGGAGGCGTCGCTAGCATGAGAGAAGGCGAAACCTGCGTGCAATGTCACCAAGCCCAGGCTGGACCTTTCGTATTCGAGCACGAAGCCACCCGGGACGGATGCACGACTTGCCACACGCCCCACGGGTCGCCCAGCGAGAAGATGCTCAAGACCAGCAACCAAATGCTCTGCCTCCAATGCCACTTCCAACAACAAACCGCTCCTGACGTCATCCTAATCGGAGGCCGCAACCACGCCTCTTTTGTTAGCCGCGGCACTTGCTGGACTGCCGGCTGCCACGAGTCGGTCCACGGATCGCACGTAAATTCCTCCCTCAGGTATTAA
- a CDS encoding c-type cytochrome, whose amino-acid sequence MKLKTYALFAVAAIFGGSLAADDFDVVAAWGKDCQKCHAEDGSGLTKKGRKLRLKDYRKAEVQAEMSDEEIVKAIKEGVKEDGEFTMNAYGEDYTDEQIAAFLAYVRSLAK is encoded by the coding sequence ATGAAACTCAAAACTTACGCACTGTTTGCTGTCGCTGCCATCTTCGGCGGATCCTTAGCCGCCGATGACTTCGATGTCGTCGCCGCTTGGGGAAAGGACTGCCAAAAGTGCCACGCCGAAGACGGCAGCGGCCTCACCAAAAAAGGCCGCAAGCTCCGCCTAAAGGACTACCGCAAAGCCGAAGTCCAAGCCGAAATGTCAGACGAGGAAATCGTGAAAGCCATCAAGGAAGGCGTGAAGGAGGACGGCGAGTTCACTATGAACGCCTACGGCGAAGATTACACCGACGAGCAAATCGCAGCTTTCCTCGCCTACGTTCGCTCGCTGGCGAAATAG
- a CDS encoding NapC/NirT family cytochrome c — protein MPNDPNDDNERGLLLHFRNWLSLAGLIVVGGSFFAFLLLIGFDLVTGGSNPYVGILSYIVAPLFFGFGSLLTFVGWLWHWRKRRGQGVTLRFDLSKLKDRRIFGAFIGAAMVFMFATSMGSYQTYTYTSSNQFCGVLCHSVMEPEFVAYDDDIHSHLNCVDCHVGEGAKGAFKAKWHGIYKVYSLAFNKYPTPLRADPHYLPSTQESCNKCHEDGPDFKDVAKTYHHYLSDDENTPFSVTLRLKLGPEKNALGETNGIHWHAKEENKIEFTTAQENPDVIPWIKVSKEDGSVTEYTFTPDEDAEDLPDLNLVSDVQTMDCIDCHSRPAHGFKKPNDLVDRALHHGHLSMELPELKYVVARALDPTYESREEAKTSITKTLREELKGPAPAIEQAIAIVHDFYAKNIFPEMKADWRAYPDHIGHKDTLGCFRCHDDKHTTFDGSKTLSAKNCHTCHDVISQGDPENMTFATSQETEFDHPDGSYLGFTCAECHTGGLQLE, from the coding sequence ATGCCAAACGACCCAAACGACGACAACGAACGCGGACTGCTCCTGCACTTTCGCAACTGGCTGAGCCTTGCCGGCTTGATCGTCGTCGGTGGCAGCTTCTTCGCCTTCCTTCTGCTCATCGGATTCGACCTCGTGACTGGCGGATCGAATCCCTATGTCGGCATTCTCAGCTACATCGTAGCGCCCCTCTTCTTCGGATTCGGCTCCCTGCTCACATTCGTGGGTTGGCTGTGGCACTGGCGAAAACGCCGTGGGCAAGGCGTCACGCTTCGCTTCGACCTGTCGAAGCTGAAGGACCGTCGCATATTCGGAGCCTTCATCGGAGCCGCTATGGTATTCATGTTCGCCACCAGCATGGGCAGCTACCAGACCTATACCTACACGAGTTCCAACCAATTCTGCGGCGTGCTCTGCCACTCCGTGATGGAGCCCGAGTTCGTTGCCTACGACGACGACATCCATTCGCACCTCAACTGCGTCGACTGCCACGTAGGCGAGGGAGCGAAAGGGGCCTTCAAAGCCAAATGGCACGGCATCTACAAGGTTTACTCGCTCGCCTTCAACAAGTATCCCACGCCGCTGCGAGCCGATCCCCACTACCTGCCAAGCACCCAAGAAAGCTGCAACAAGTGCCACGAAGACGGTCCCGATTTCAAGGACGTCGCCAAGACCTACCACCATTACCTAAGCGACGACGAAAACACACCTTTCTCCGTCACCTTACGCCTCAAACTGGGCCCCGAGAAGAACGCCCTAGGCGAAACCAACGGCATTCACTGGCACGCGAAGGAGGAAAACAAGATCGAGTTCACCACCGCCCAGGAGAATCCAGACGTCATCCCCTGGATAAAGGTAAGCAAGGAAGACGGAAGCGTAACAGAGTACACCTTTACTCCAGACGAAGACGCGGAGGACCTGCCCGACCTAAATCTCGTAAGCGACGTCCAAACCATGGACTGCATCGACTGCCATAGCCGCCCCGCCCATGGTTTCAAGAAACCCAACGACCTTGTCGACCGAGCCCTCCACCATGGTCACCTGTCCATGGAGCTCCCCGAACTCAAGTACGTCGTCGCCCGCGCCCTCGACCCCACTTACGAGTCGCGCGAAGAGGCCAAGACCTCCATTACCAAAACCCTGCGCGAAGAACTCAAAGGCCCGGCTCCCGCGATCGAGCAAGCCATCGCCATCGTGCACGACTTCTACGCGAAAAACATTTTTCCGGAAATGAAAGCCGACTGGCGGGCCTACCCGGACCACATCGGACACAAGGACACGCTCGGCTGCTTCCGCTGCCATGACGACAAGCACACTACTTTTGACGGCTCCAAAACCCTTTCCGCCAAGAACTGCCACACCTGCCACGACGTCATCTCGCAAGGCGATCCGGAAAACATGACCTTCGCTACCTCGCAAGAAACCGAGTTCGACCACCCTGACGGTTCCTACCTCGGCTTCACCTGCGCCGAATGCCACACCGGCGGCCTCCAGCTCGAATAG